The DNA region CCACGCCCATGTTCACGCGTACGGCCAGCTCGGCGTAGTTGCCAATTTCGCCTGCGCGGTGATTCACGCGGGTGTGGCGCACCAGTGGTTTCGTTCCGATGGCGTGCTTGCCCTGCTGCCACTGCCCGGAAACCGCGTCTCGATGGTGTGGTCTACGTGGGAGGCGCAGGGTCAGGAGCTGCTCGCCCTGTCCGGCGAAGCCTTGTGCGAGCGGGTGCGGGAAGCAAGCCGCGATGCGCTCGGTGCCCTGACGCTGATCACGCCTGCGGCGGCCTTTCCCCTGCGCCGGACCAAAGTCGCGCGGCTCGTCGCACCACGCGTTGCGCTGATCGGAGATGCGGCACATGTCGTGCATCCGCTGGCCGGTCAGGGCGTGAACCTGGGATTCCGGGATGCGCGAGAGCTGGCGGCGCTGCTGACGGATCGCGGTCCGCTGCCCGACTGCGGCGCGCTCTCGTTTCTGCGTCGCTTCGAGCGCGCCCGGGCCGAAGATATCCTGTCCATGATGGCGACCACCGACATGCTGCAGAAGCTTTTCAATACCGATCTGCCCGCGCTCTCGGCGGTCCGCAATTGGGGGCTGCGTCTCACCGGCCGCCTCGGCGCGGTCCGCAACCTGCTGATCCAACACGCGGTAGGCTGACCGCCGAGCCGCGATAACCCGGAATTCATCCCATGCTGAAGAGATTCGTCCCCACCGTCGCCGCGCTTGCCCTGCTCGCGAGCGGCGCCGCCCTCGCCAACGAGGCCCTCAAGAAGACGCTGCAGGAGAAAGTGCCGCAGTTGCCGATCGAGAGCATCAGCAAGTCACCCTTGCCCGGTTTCTACGAGGTGGTAGCGAACGGCACCATTTTCTACGCCGACGAGAAAGGTCAGTACCTCATTCTTCC from Betaproteobacteria bacterium includes:
- a CDS encoding UbiH/UbiF family hydroxylase, encoding AASLRGSGLRLAVVEPAAPRGVSDAAWDSRIYAISPGSVAFLEAAGAWQRLDATRVEPVLDMHVCGDDGTSRLDFSSLDVGHSALAWILEGSRLQDALWRTLIADGGIELRCPASCASITWLDDRAQIALEDGERLRTKLVVGADGADSWVRKQAGIHAHVHAYGQLGVVANFACAVIHAGVAHQWFRSDGVLALLPLPGNRVSMVWSTWEAQGQELLALSGEALCERVREASRDALGALTLITPAAAFPLRRTKVARLVAPRVALIGDAAHVVHPLAGQGVNLGFRDARELAALLTDRGPLPDCGALSFLRRFERARAEDILSMMATTDMLQKLFNTDLPALSAVRNWGLRLTGRLGAVRNLLIQHAVG